CCGGTCACTGCGGTCTCACTCAATACtcgaccaatttcaaagatttttgttcacatcagtctattagacacaaatgtCCAAGTTGAAAAAAACGACCTATAAGAGTGTCACACCTACACAAGATTTATTTAATGCATATTCACATGCTCGAGTGCAGTATTACAATTGGTCACTATTTTAGAAACATCTGAAAGCCGGCCAGACCTGACGATCAAAATTGATAAATGCAATTAACGTTCACTGAGTTTGCCAAGACCTTAAAGAATGTTTTCAGTGTGTAAGCCGACCTTTTTGAGCAGATGCAATGTAGGCCTAAAGTAGAAACGTCTGTTGAGCTTGTTCTTGTCACTTTGTCACTGGCCTCTATCAATACCTCTGCTGCTTGTCAACAAAATCCACACTTAGGcccagtggtgctttgagctaaatgctaacaacAATGTTAACTTGGTAATGTTTAGCCGGTATAATGTGTGTCAGCGGGATAACCTTTGCAAGTAAGTATTacgtattaacccttgtgttgtcttcttgtcattttttggtgcttttaacgcttaaacaaaacaaatgtttttgttacttATTTCAACGcttttttcattccttcttttttcaaTTCagtatgacattatacctaattttggAGTTTAAACAAAGCAGAaactatgaattattttgactaaatcAGAGGATGCTGAGAGgctcacagactggtttatgtcaaagctTAGTCAGGATGcttttttgaaaccatttaaactaTGATAATGCTAtaacattgaataaaacacccaacatgcaatgaaaataatcattaatttcACCTGTGAAAAATATTGGGTTCCACACAATGTACATGCaggcatccatgttatttttgggcactTTGGTTGAAAttaacccatatttctgatctCCAGTCAAATTTTACCtgaggaaaacacaagggtcatttgttttgcaggtatttagtAATAATCCAAAGTATTGGATAActaattttgacctgatgatggcgctataTGAAAAGCAAAGTGATCACCAAAGTCAATCTCATGGTGGTGCAAGAGGAAAAGTATAGTAGACATgcaagtcagtaggattcatcctctggggaacatgaaGTTAAATGTGTGTGGACAAAGTTGTTTTATAAATAATACCTACTTAATTAAACTACTTAGTTTATAAGTATAATATGTGTATAAGTTCACTTTATATGAAAACGTGCCATGGGTATTTGGTTGTGGTTGTGAGTAATTACAGgtaattaaattgtatttaagtGTGATCATCAATAGGCAGGAACCAGCAAAGATTCCctctcattcatttatttattaccccTGCAAACTGCTATGTAATGCACATGCCCCCTAAAGAGATTCACTTTTAAAGTCAGGTGAAGCAATAGTCTGACTTCGAACAAGCACACACTGATTTCTTCTGTCTGCCCACTGTGTAGATTTTGGAACGTGCTGAAATCACAGTCAGACAAGAAATTATCCGGTGGGCTGGAGGGAAAACATTGTGCGGTGGTGGACAGCTACATGCAAATCTGGTACAATGTCCCCTGTTCCTTCTTGTACCCCCGGATCTGTCAGATGGACGCCATCCCTCTCTAGTGAGCCCCAGCACACCACGGCAGGACCACCACACAATTATGAAAGATATTGATACTTTATTGGTAAACTTCAGTGGCCAATGTCTTTACATTCATctacaaaaataaagaatatcTGACAAAAAGGTCCAGTTTTGATTTAACTTGAGTGTCCTCATTTGTGTATTTAGTATCAACATTTGCTgctcattttaaaaataatatatttgtaaatatttaTAAAAGCAAGTATCCAAGCCTGTCAGTGCAGTATTTTAGAGCATcatacaaaatacattacataTCAAGACAAATCTAGAAACAATGTGGATGAAAAAGGGTATAACACAAACAATTATTAACAGCAATTATCacaaataataatgttaaaatgaTAATTAAATTGAACATAGAGCAAGTCTGTGAAATGGAAAAGTCCCTAAGATGTTACGTTACAAAACAATCCAAAATGGCTGATATGTACAactataaaacacatttttgtgatAAGACAGTCAGGACTGAACTTTGTTTAAAACGTTCAGACCCTCATCTAACACACCTAGCTGAGTTTCAGATATGATAGGAATATCCATCTTATCTGGACAGAAATAGAATTGGTTGCGATGTCCTCTTGAAAACGTCTTTGTGGTACATATTATGTTCTGTAGAATCCTTTGGGCTTGGGGCTGAAACATAAAATGTCACAGGTTTCATTTTGAGCTATAGAAAGAGACACAGATCTACAAAAAGCAAGATGtatattttattaatgtttgtATCTTCATAAAACACCTTATGgctaaaagtgtttttcacATTTCAATGCTGGATGTGTGTTTGGAGTCATTTCATAAGTCCAGGAAATGGTTGTTACGTACGTTTTGCATTGGCAGAGTCGGCGCCCGAGGTGTCTCATCTTCCGCTAATGTCagccacagagagagagcacaacatagaaagacagaaacacacacacacacacacacacacacacacacacacatatatatatatatatatatatatatatatatatatatatatatagagagagagagagagagagagagagagagagagagagagagagagagaaagataagtTAATGTCACACTCTTAATCCTGTGTGATCGAACAGAAAGAAATAGGAATGGTTTAACTGTACTTGTCTTTGTTGGTAGAGGATGAAaatgaggatgaggaggaggattaCGATGACTGTGACACTGCATATGACCACCAGCATCCACACACTCAGTTTGGGTTCTGTGTACAGCAGAAACCGACAGGCATcaaacagtatacagtatacagtagaCATCATGTAAAACCAAGTTTCTGCCGAAAAAGAGATTGTGGCCACAGGGTCATGCCCATGTCATATTTCCTGCTCTCCTCTCACTTCCTGCGCTCACCAATCTTCAGAGTTATCTCAGCCGACGTCAGCCGTGTGACGTTCTGCCACAGCTCACACCTCCACTTTCCACCATCTCCTGTCCCCACTTCCGGGATGGTGAGATGGGTGGGGTGACCGTCAGATCCCAGAGACAAAGACGAGAGGGATGCTTGTTCAGGTGGGACCCATTTGAGTCGCAGGTCAGAAGGCAGCAGATGGCCGAGACTGCAAGTCAGGTTGAGCTGCTGGCCAGAAATTAACTCTGTTCCTGGGGAGGaggtgactgaagagagagagaatggaagAACAGCGGaaagaaagacattgaaaaaTATGAAATGCAGAAGAAACTTTAATAGCCTGGGAAAATCTTGTGCTCTCCTTTCTTCTACATTTGATTATCTGAATCCGACTGAGCTTCTGTTGATGCAGTGTGCCAGAAAAACTTGCCAaatttttttccaaataaaaacagaaataaagcaATACATGGCAGCATATCAAacccacactgcacatagcattaacaacacatacaaattaaataaaaagaaaagaaaaccgaGCATAGTCAGTAATTATATATTGTGCGTCGCCTTAGAAAAagttagagctgaaacaataagTCAACCATTCGACCAGTTgatagagagaaaaaacaatttGTGTCTATTTTGACAATTGTCAATTTATCGTCcaaataattttaaaattcTTTCTCTGGCTTCAACCCCTCAAATGTGAATACTCGCTCGTTTCTTAAGACTTCTATTGTAATAAATTTAATATCTTTGGGCCTTGAATTGCTTGTTAACTAATCGCTCAGATAAAACTGAGAAATCTTAGTTTTACGCCATAAATCCTTAAAACACAGAGTCCAATTAAAATTCCTTGTGCTATCACACTCTTCTGGTGGAGGGAAAGCTCGTTTTACTACAAGTGTATTAGCCACTTAATTAGACACATGTCACACCAGGGACACTTCCAAATAAACTCTGCAGCAGGGAGATAAAAACACTTGCACGGTACAACAGAGCAGAAGCAGAGAGAAGGCAAAGAAATGACAATCTCAAACTTGTTATAAATGAAATTTAGGAAGGAGAAAAGAAACGGGAACTCAAGAAAATAAATTGGGACACCACGATAATAAAAgaacaagcaaacaaaattTCATATGACGGCTGTGACTGCAACACAGAGCTGAGCACGCACAGTGCAATTTGTTTTGACTTACTTTGCAGCACCTTCACGTGTACAGTCCTGTTCAGAGACACACCATTTTTAAATTTCAGGGTGCATACATAATCTCCTCTATCTTCACTTCCTTGATTTCTAATCAAAGACAGATCCCTTTCTTTAGGGTCTTTTACAGGACGCAGTCCTCTGTTTTGTTCTGGCTGCCAGGTGAGTTTATCttccagagagagggagaacagCGTCTGTGGACTCGAGCCTAGTTCAGGGATGAATTGCCAGTGCACCTCCTGGATCTCCTTAGCTTTGATTTGCTCCCAGGAGATGTGAGGAAGAATTGAACAGGGGACGATGAGGGCCTTAGACGATTTAGACGTATACAGAGGACTTAAAGGAGCTGGGGAGAGGTCTAGAtaaggaggaaaagagaaataatGGTAACGTTATCTTCAGGATGAGGGTACACTACTGTAGAACTAATGCATACATGCTTGTACTCAGTAACTCACCCATAACCGTAACGGAAACTTTGGCTGGTTTCTCTTGTTTAGCATTTGTCACAACACAAGTCCAATTGCCATTGTCTTGGCTGGTGACTATCACATGGggttcaatttcttttttaactccTTGTGGATTCAGCCAGTGTATCTCTGGCTTGAGACCCTGAGTTTCTGCATTGCAGGACAGAGACAGGGAATCCCCAGGCAGCAGAAGAGAGGGTGGGTTCACACTCACTAGGAAtggaaatgatgaaaatgattaCCAAAATAGCCCATAGATTATGTTGAAAACTACAGTAGTATTGTCAAAAAGTATAATTgttcttttaaatgaaaatgtatcagGGTGAATGTGTCATGACTCATGACACCTTATTCTTACTCTTACCAGTGAGTTTGAGTagtttatatgtatatacagaACGGTCACTACTTGAAATTAATACTTGAAATTTAAATTTTGTCCAGAAGTCTTCTTGTTGGAGGTTTTTGATAATAAGTGAGTCGTCAGAGGACAATGACAACCTGTCTTTCCAGCGTGATTCTGCAAGGCCAGAATGAAATGATTGTTATTGTCAAAAGTACCTTTATTGGTTTCAACTGTTGATGgtaaaaacatgttattatATCTGTGAATAGCTTAATGCACTGTTCACCTTTAGAAGTCCATGTTGCTCCCATGGAATTGCGCCCGGCAACTTCAAGTTCACCAAAGTACCAGTACACATACTTTTGTGAAAAAGACCCTGGAGGCTTAAGGGTAAGCTTGTCTCCCACCTGAGCATAATATATCAACTCTTGTGCCCCTAAGAGAGTGAGAAGGATGTTACCGTATACGTTCACAAAACCAGACAGTCCCTAATAAATTAATCATCTGCATGTTACAGTGCAGTGCATCTTACCTGTTGTTGACATTAGCACAGCGAGGAGAAGGACGGATTGAATTAAGTTCTTCATTTCAGTCACACTGAAAAAAAGTTAATCAAGAAAATTACAGGTAACATATACATTatgtatgataataataatacatttgatttGTACAGCAGCTTATACATTGCAGCCAAAAGTCCTTAAAACTAGTGATCGAATGTTTAAATTGATTCTAAAAGAAACAAGGAGTGTGCTAAAATGGGTGTGAtctgttctctttttttcttgatttgcaatggccaagaccaaagcaTGAATCCATTTTTTTGCACTGTTACCTGCTAGATATGATCAGACTTTTTCTATATTTCTCAGGTGAAAAACAGTCAGTGAGCTTTTTTAAGTTCAAGCTATGCCCTATAGCTGTCCCTTATCTTTGAACCTGTCCCAACAACTACAGTATAACTGTCTCATTTAATATCTAAAAACCTATTAGTCATCCAAGTTGTAATACAGTCCAATTTTCAATAATAATTTAAACTGTTGGGGTCGTCGAGCAGTGGAGGTAAAAACTACACACTACATGTATGGTGGGAAAAGGAGTGGGCCGAGTATCGAACAAAATTATTGAAAGtaataaaatattcaaaaagtAGTATTTTAGTAAATTAATGTTGTAGAGACATCCTTACTTCATCATATATTTTGTATGTCTAACAACTTTTGCTGCAATGAGACATTATACAGCAGGAAGCAAAGAGGGGTTTGTGGTGGTCTTAGATTTGAAGAGATTTGAGAAGATAAAAGACAAAGAGTTGAGAGAGCTGAGAGTAGGCGGCCTGTGGTGGGTTTTTGGATGAGAAGAGACATAGAAGAGACATAGAGCGTACGCTAGGTTGTGGTGGGCCTTGATTTAGTTAAGGTGCAGATTCTTATCCCAATCCTCCCCCTCTGCCTCTCAcaccccctctcttcctcccctgTTCCACGAAAGACGGATC
This window of the Perca flavescens isolate YP-PL-M2 chromosome 6, PFLA_1.0, whole genome shotgun sequence genome carries:
- the cd4-1 gene encoding CD4-1 molecule gives rise to the protein MKNLIQSVLLLAVLMSTTGAQELIYYAQVGDKLTLKPPGSFSQKYVYWYFGELEVAGRNSMGATWTSKESRWKDRLSLSSDDSLIIKNLQQEDFWTKFKFQVLISSSDRSVYTYKLLKLTVSVNPPSLLLPGDSLSLSCNAETQGLKPEIHWLNPQGVKKEIEPHVIVTSQDNGNWTCVVTNAKQEKPAKVSVTVMDLSPAPLSPLYTSKSSKALIVPCSILPHISWEQIKAKEIQEVHWQFIPELGSSPQTLFSLSLEDKLTWQPEQNRGLRPVKDPKERDLSLIRNQGSEDRGDYVCTLKFKNGVSLNRTVHVKVLQITSSPGTELISGQQLNLTCSLGHLLPSDLRLKWVPPEQASLSSLSLGSDGHPTHLTIPEVGTGDGGKWRCELWQNVTRLTSAEITLKIEPKLSVWMLVVICSVTVIVILLLILIFILYQQRQRKMRHLGRRLCQCKTPKPKGFYRT